One genomic region from Dermacentor variabilis isolate Ectoservices chromosome 6, ASM5094787v1, whole genome shotgun sequence encodes:
- the LOC142585506 gene encoding neprilysin-1-like, with protein MSKRSNRRLTSHETDMQARKTIIESANAELKNRNRILVGVALVAVALVAAAAGIIYYFRPQATKARRVAICDGRGCKLHGMAVSRAIDHNVDPCVDFYSYTCGKWQDTHESVIDSLMAESMKTLIEELEEKGKRVTAAETFYDSCVNASKERDTNLREFLQFKASLGLMWPEEQPTEKLHPLDLMLDLAMRWDMNFFFDVSAIQSHGRSVLLISRSRQNTGWMKLISEPWTDTEYEKVVQQHLNVLNQSADVGISVQELRKIEETILDIKSRSHLRDLNQEWFTASVLESKTPSVPSGMWLDMLAKHDEQFTWTANSTVIVDDVGILTGLEKLLSDHSRHKRTLMIGLSWVFIHTHLWAVVGEPELRFRSDVKRRMTEGCAHYVDSKLGVLSVHKILSEKFGTVPGHVNSFLKRIKEKSKQLVKNLTWVDQTVKEEAWLKMDHMTRIVLPSPEFFREKSEQHLYASFTDAITKDFVANLVSTSVIRRRLRNDSRFADTYSVRFFPRYGLSRYLYLPNRLQIAVASLYPPLFYMEASLAILYAAWGSVAAREIMKVLDAKGIGVAHNGSEVKWMTGPSSSQSAAGYVEKTSCKLGTTTGPTDGEPVALIPAVTALELSYAAFKDAVSTDFRNLVDFRIPYMEDYNDEQVFFLTFCYVQCAKTPPKKGDECNVPARNFPHFAAVFNCKPDTPMNPANRCTLFDVARKPV; from the exons ATGTCAAAACGCTCGAACAGAAGGCTTACGTCGCACGAGACCGACATGCAGGCCAGAAAAACT ATCATCGAGTCCGCCAATGCGGAGCTGAAGAATCGCAACAGGATTCTCGTGGGGGTCGCATTGGTGGCGGTGGCCTTAGtcgccgctgcggccgggatcaTCTACTACTTCAGGCCGCAGGCCACGAAGGCGAGGAGGGTGGCCATTTGCGACGGCAGGGGCTGCAAACTGCACGGCATGGCCGTCAGCAGGGCCATCGACCACAACGTGGACCCGTGCGTCGACTTCTACAGCTACACGTGCGGGAAGTGGCAAGACACCCACGAATCGGTCATAGATTCCCTGATGGCTGAAAGCATGAAAAC TCTGATCGAGGAGCTGGAGGAAAAAGGCAAGCGCGTCACCGCGGCCGAGACGTTCTACGATAGCTGTGTCAACGCTTCCAAGGAGAGGGATACGAACCTGCGGGAGTTCCTCCAGTTCAAGGCTTCGTTGGGATTGATGTGGCCGGAAGAGCAACCCACGGAAAAGCTGCACCCACTCGACCTGATGCTGGACCTGGCGATGAG GTGGGACATGAACTTCTTCTTCGACGTGAGCGCAATCCAAAGTCATGGTAGATCCGTCCTTCTCATAAGCCGCAGCCGCCAAAACACTGGCTGGATGAAGCTCATCTCGGAACCCTGGACTGACACAGAGTACGAAAAAGTTGTGCAACAACACCTCAACGTCCTCAATCAGTCTGCCGACGTGGGCATCAGCGTCCAAGAACTTCGCAAAATCGAGGAAACGATCCTCGACATCAAGTCTCGCTCACACCTCCGCGATCTCAATCAGGAGTGGTTCACAGCCAGCGTTCTTGAGAGCAAGACACCGTCGGTACCCTCCGGCATGTGGCTCGATATGCTTGCCAAACACGACGAGCAGTTCACCTGGACGGCAAACTCCACGGTCATAGTCGATGACGTCGGTATACTCACCGGCCTCGAGAAGCTGCTGTCGGATCATTCGCGCCACAAGCGCACACTTATGATCGGCTTGTCCTGGGTTTTCATACACACTCACCTATGGGCTGTCGTGGGCGAACCAGAGCTGCGGTTCCGTAGTGACGTCAAGCGGCGGATGACGGAGGGCTGCGCGCATTACGTCGACAGCAAGCTGGGCGTATTAAGCGTGCACAAGATACTGAGCGAAAAGTTCGGCACTGTACCCGGGCACGTCAACAGCTTTTTGAAGCGGATCAAAGAAAAGTCGAAGCAGCTGGTCAAAAACCTCACCTGGGTCGACCAGACCGTCAAGGAGGAGGCCTGGCTCAAGATGGACCACATGACCCGCATTGTGCTGCCGTCGCCCGAGTTCTTTCGCGAAAAGAGCGAGCAGCACCTGTACGCCTCGTTCACCGACGCGATCACTAAGGATTTCGTGGCGAACTTGGTCAGCACTTCGGTGATACGCCGCAGGCTGCGAAACGACTCGCGCTTCGCAGATACTTACAGCGTGCGCTTCTTTCCCCGCTACGGGCTCAGCAGGTACCTGTACCTTCCGAACAGGTTGCAGATCGCAGTGGCCAGCCTGTACCCGCCGTTGTTCTACATGGAGGCTTCCTTAGCGATTCTGTACGCCGCCTGGGGCTCGGTCGCAGCACGGGAGATAATGAAGGTGCTTGACGCAAAGGGAATTGGTGTTGCGCACAACGGCAGCGAGGTTAAATGGATGACGGGTCCCTCCTCGTCGCAATCCGCGGCCGGGTACGTTGAGAAGACTAGCTGCAAGCTTGGCACCACCACGGGCCCCACCGATGGAGAGCCCGTGGCCCTGATTCCGGCCGTTACCGCTCTCGAATTGTCTTACGCCGCCTTTAAAGACGCCGTGTCCACCGACTTTCGCAATCTGGTGGACTTCAGGATCCCATACATGGAAGACTACAACGACGAGCAGGTATTTTTTCTCACCTTCTGCTACGTACAGTGCGCCAAGACACCGCCCAAGAAGGGAGACGAGTGCAATGTGCCGGCTAGAAACTTCCCACATTTTGCAGCGGTGTTCAATTGTAAGCCGGACACCCCGATGAATCCGGCCAATAGGTGCACATTATTTGATGTAGCTAGAAAACCAGTATAA